DNA sequence from the Paenibacillus physcomitrellae genome:
ACGGCAGATGCTGATTGAGTCCCAGCCGTCCTCTTTCGCCGACTTGCTGCAGATTTCCGGGTTGTCGCACGGGACGGGCGTATGGCTCGGCAACGCGCAGGATTTGATCAAGAACGGTACCTGCAACATCAAGACCGTAATCGGTTGTCGTGATGACATCATGCTGTTCCTGATCTATAAAGCGGGAATGGATGCGAGTCTGGCCTTTAAAATCACGGAAAGCGTACGTAAAGGTAAAGGCCTCTCGCCGGAATGGATTGAGGAAATGAAGCGGTGCAAAGTGCCGAACTGGTACATTGATTCCTGCCTGAAGATTCAATACATGTTCCCGAAAGCGCACGCTGCTGCTTATGTTATTTCCGCTGTGCGGACGGCCTATTTCAAGCTTTACCATCCGATCGAATATTACGCTACGTATTTCTCGGTCCGCGGCGAAGACTTTGATATTGAGCTGTTCTGCCAAGGTTACGAAGCGATCAATAAGAAAATCGACGAAATCGAGCAAAAAGGCTTCCAGGCTTTGCCGAAAGAGAAAAGCATGCTGCCGATTCTGGAAATGGCGCTGGAAATGACGGCGCGCGGCTTCAGCTTCAAGAGCATTGATTTGTATCGTTCCGATGCTACGAAATTTATCGTAGATGGAGATTCGCTGATTCCTCCGTTTTCGGCGCTGGCCGGAATTGGGGAGAACGCCGCCAAAAATATCGCGGCTGCCAAGGATCAGGGCGAATTTTTATCCATCGAGGATTTCCAGCAGAAATCCAAAGCAAGTAAAACGATTATCGAGCTGCTTAGCCAGCTCGGATGTTTCCGCGGCCTGCCGGAAAGCAATCAGCTTTCCTTGTTTTAACAGCATGCTATAGTCTGTAATAGCTTCAAACGGGCGTGGCATAAGGCTTTGCGGCTTTTGAACGAGGTTCGTTCACTTGTCACTATTTTCGGATTATGTTATAATTTTATTGTCAATCATGAAGATAGAACCGTTGTTTAAAGAGTGGGGAAACCCACTCTTTAATCTTTGGTATAGATGAATGAGGGTATGGAGGTTGAAAGCTTGAGCACACCGAAGATCAAAGCGGCTGTGGAAGAAATGATTTTGCCCTATTTGGAGGATAACGGATTTGAACTGGTCGATGTCGAGTATGTGAAGGAAGGCAGCAACTGGTTCCTTCGCGTCTTTGTTGACAAGGAGGGCGGCATTGATATTGATGACTGCGGCCGAATCAGCGAGGTTCTCAGCGAGAAGCTGGACAAGAACGATCCGATTCCTGCAGCTTATTTCCTTGAAGTATCTTCTCCGGGAGCGGAACGTCCGCTGAAGAAAGCGGAGGACGTGAAGAAGGCTGTTGGCAAAGACGTGTTTGTGACTACATACGAACCCGTGAACGGCCAGAAGGAATTTGAAGGGCGCCTGCTTTCGTTTGAGCAGGAGGAGCTGCTCATTCAAGTTGGCAAGAAGGAATACAGCATCCCATACGGCAAAGTCGCCAGTGCACGACTGGCTATTATTTTTTAAGGCGATTGGGTTACGGGTATATTTTGAAAGGGGGAGCTTGAGGTAAATGAGTATGGATTTTATTGAAGCCTTAAATGAATTGGAAAGGGAGAAAGGGATCAGCAAAGATATATTGTTCGAAGCCATTGAAGCAGCGCTGATCTCCAGCTATAAGCGGAATTTCAATACGGCACAAAATGTTCGTGTTGATATGAACCGCAATACCGGCGGTATTAAAGTGTTTGCGCGCAAGCTGGTCGTGGAAGAGGTGCTGGATCCTCGCACGGAAATTTCGCTGCCGGCTGCGCGTGAAATCCATCCCGGCTTCCAAATCGACGATGTGGCTGAAATCGAGGTTACGCCTCGCGACTTTGGACGTATTGCCGCACAAACCGCTAAGCAGGTGGTTACGCAGCGCATTCGCGAAGCGGAGCGCGGGCTGATTTATAACGCCTTC
Encoded proteins:
- the rimP gene encoding ribosome maturation factor RimP; translated protein: MSTPKIKAAVEEMILPYLEDNGFELVDVEYVKEGSNWFLRVFVDKEGGIDIDDCGRISEVLSEKLDKNDPIPAAYFLEVSSPGAERPLKKAEDVKKAVGKDVFVTTYEPVNGQKEFEGRLLSFEQEELLIQVGKKEYSIPYGKVASARLAIIF